In Candidatus Aminicenantes bacterium, the genomic window TGAAATACGAGCAGGGGCAGGTGTCGGAATTTGAATTGCTGCGCGCGGAAACCCGCTGGCGGGCGGCGATTCCGGAAGTTCTGCAGGCCGAACGCAACCGCGACCTCCTGATCAACAACCTGAAGAACCTTGCGGGGATTGATCCGGATGTAAGAGTTGTGCTGGACGGCACACTGGAAGGTGTTCCGGTTTTCCCGGAAGTGGTGGGAATTGAGCGGGCCTTGAGCGCCCGGCCCGATTACAACGTGCTGCTGAACCAGGAGAAACTGGCCGGAACCGGGGTGCGGGCCGCTCGCGGTTCCTATTTGCCAGTGGTGAAAGCCCGGGCCGCTTTTGCCTACTCGTCTCAGTCCGATGCATTCAAACTGGAGGAGGAAAACAAGTTGTGGATGGTGGGGATCAACCTCTCCCTTCCTGTTTTTACGGGCGGCTATCGCAAGGCCCAGGTGAACAAGGCGAAAATCGAGTTGGACAAGGTCCGCATCCGCATGCAGCGGATGCGCGATGATGTGCGCACCGAGTTGAACGACGTGTACCTGAAATTGGACGAGGCGCGGCAGCGCATGGAATCGACGCAATCCACGCTGAACGTGGCCCGCAAGGCCTTCCAGATCGCGGAGGTCACCACCCGCAACGGGCTGACCACCCAACTGGACCTGAAGGACGCGAGGGTGGCCCTGGACCGGGCGGCCCTGGGATCCTGCATGGCCCACTACGATTACCTGGCGGCTTACTTCGACTGGGAAACCGCGACTGGCCTGGATCAACAGCTTTCCTTCACTTTCCAATAGACGTGGGTGCGCCCAATCCCACTGTCTTATTACAAGACCGAATGCCGCTGTTTGGAGAACCCGGTGATTGACCCCGGCGGCCCGCCCATGCTAGAGTGGTCGCAGGCGATATGATAGCTTGAGGAGGCATGCCATGATCCGCAACCGTATTGTTCGACAACTTGTGATCCTGATCGCGATGCTTGCCGCAATGGCGGGCGTATACTTCTCCCGCCGGCCGCTGATCGGTTTGGGCGATGCCGGATTCTGGATGATCTTTGCCATGGGCATGCTCACCGGTGCCACCTTGTCCAACTTGATCGCCCTGCTGCGCAACCGCAAAACATAAAAGGCTTCCCGGTTTAGCGTGAATTCCGGCCCGGCGGCAACACCGCCAACCAGATGGTGGGCATTCAGCCTCCTGCGACGACAGTTTGAGGGGAAGTCCGCTCATGGCCGCAAACAGTCGTGACCTGACCCGGGGGCGCATTCCCCCCATGCTGTTGCGGCTCACGCTGCCCATGCTCTTGGGTATGGTCAGCATGACCCTGTTCAACCTGGCCGACACCATGTACGTGGGGTGGCTGGGCAAAACCCAGTTGGCTGCCTTGAGTTTCACTTTTCCCGTGGTCATGGTGCTCAACAGCATTGCCATGGGGGTCGGCATGGGTGGCGCCGCCCTTGTTTCAACCCTGGTGGGCGCGAAAGACCGCCGGCGGGTGCGGCGCCTCAGCACCGACGCGCTGGTGCTGGGGATTATCCTGGCCCTGTCTGCGGCGATCA contains:
- a CDS encoding TolC family protein, encoding MRNRIVLGLVAFALALQAGYSREYKLDDFIEAVRENSKVLRLAAKQKETAREQKREARAGAFPQIGIEIGYTRNLSDYYMYFDLSSLLGGPPIVSKVPIKRDNELIATLGVNQTLFNASVLYAVKASRRYEALVEEVYQANEQAVINNAKKLFYQGILLDKVVDVAHKSEQNARENFRDVKLKYEQGQVSEFELLRAETRWRAAIPEVLQAERNRDLLINNLKNLAGIDPDVRVVLDGTLEGVPVFPEVVGIERALSARPDYNVLLNQEKLAGTGVRAARGSYLPVVKARAAFAYSSQSDAFKLEEENKLWMVGINLSLPVFTGGYRKAQVNKAKIELDKVRIRMQRMRDDVRTELNDVYLKLDEARQRMESTQSTLNVARKAFQIAEVTTRNGLTTQLDLKDARVALDRAALGSCMAHYDYLAAYFDWETATGLDQQLSFTFQ